In Anaerobaca lacustris, one DNA window encodes the following:
- a CDS encoding type I-E CRISPR-associated protein Cas7/Cse4/CasC, producing the protein MFIQIHMLQSMPPGNLNRDETGQPKKCIFGGVTRGRISSQCLKRSIRRSEHFKTAFGDALADRTTYLPRMVADILREESGADIPDGELDLLMTAIASRFKKEKSQKQPEEPEEENAPEAETSSPVPGGTGQTAQLVFFPPPFAAAIAKLISAFRRTDLRAYQHFIGTLTPKPKKDEKKLLDEKVNELLRDIAKASNSLTVDIGLFGRMTTSDLVVNVEAACQVAHAISTHETVIESDYFTAMDDRKANYTTNQVEKAGAAFLGSGETETFYNASVYYKYLNLDLDALKTHLNLNGQAWPDSEAAKAVGALLTAAALANPSGKQNSFASHGIPEVILVELSNVKRPISYANAFLQAVEGPNHLTCSADALKTYVEAVTPAFAPPDTERYLLAVGHAKTTIGGTTPVETLDKLVEAVSKASVAPRAETTA; encoded by the coding sequence ATGTTTATCCAGATTCACATGCTTCAGAGCATGCCACCCGGCAATCTCAACCGCGACGAGACTGGCCAGCCGAAGAAGTGCATCTTTGGTGGCGTAACGCGCGGGCGCATCAGCAGCCAGTGCCTAAAACGGAGTATCCGGCGATCTGAGCACTTCAAGACGGCATTCGGCGATGCCCTTGCTGATCGCACCACTTACTTGCCCCGAATGGTGGCTGACATATTGAGGGAGGAAAGCGGCGCCGACATTCCTGACGGGGAACTGGACCTGCTAATGACGGCCATCGCCAGCCGATTCAAGAAGGAGAAAAGCCAGAAGCAGCCAGAAGAGCCGGAGGAAGAGAATGCACCTGAGGCGGAGACAAGTAGTCCCGTTCCCGGTGGGACGGGCCAGACTGCACAGCTCGTTTTCTTTCCACCGCCATTTGCTGCGGCCATTGCTAAGTTGATTTCGGCGTTCCGTAGGACCGATTTACGCGCGTACCAACACTTCATCGGCACGCTCACGCCCAAACCGAAGAAAGACGAAAAGAAGTTGTTAGATGAGAAAGTAAATGAGCTACTTCGGGATATCGCCAAGGCGAGCAATTCGCTCACTGTAGATATCGGTCTCTTCGGCAGGATGACGACCAGCGATCTGGTTGTCAACGTCGAGGCAGCGTGCCAAGTCGCACATGCGATTAGCACTCACGAGACAGTGATTGAGAGCGATTACTTCACAGCCATGGACGACCGCAAGGCGAACTATACAACCAACCAAGTTGAGAAAGCCGGAGCCGCATTCCTTGGCTCCGGCGAGACGGAGACATTCTACAATGCTTCCGTGTACTACAAATATCTGAACCTGGATCTCGACGCGTTAAAAACGCACTTGAATCTGAATGGACAAGCATGGCCCGACAGTGAAGCCGCCAAAGCTGTTGGGGCCTTGCTGACTGCTGCCGCATTGGCGAATCCGAGCGGTAAGCAAAACAGCTTTGCGAGCCACGGTATCCCCGAAGTGATTCTTGTCGAACTCTCGAATGTCAAGCGCCCGATCAGCTACGCCAATGCGTTTCTCCAGGCGGTGGAGGGGCCGAACCATTTGACCTGCTCGGCAGACGCACTCAAGACCTATGTAGAAGCAGTCACGCCCGCCTTCGCGCCACCCGACACCGAGCGCTATTTGCTCGCGGTCGGGCACGCCAAAACCACAATCGGTGGCACCACACCTGTCGAGACACTCGATAAGCTCGTCGAGGCGGTTAGCAAGGCTTCCGTTGCCCCGAGAGCGGAGACGACCGCATGA
- the cas5e gene encoding type I-E CRISPR-associated protein Cas5/CasD, with protein sequence MKANTLFLRLAGPMQSWGTSSRFQLRRTDAYPSKSGALGLLLCAKGVRREDSAVELRTLSSLTTGVRVDRPGILDWDYHTAGGGHGNGPHRAIGIRRADGKIKKTASTGEYETLLSRRQYLSDASFLVALHGDPAVIGDYAKWLHDPIWPVFLGRKCCVPTEPVFAGTGEFDSPTSALASVPWQPRIAAIDGGGRCAMRQLDCYIEHPPGSAPPDEARLVHDVPRGFGYYNYTARFVVFSSVTVPVGEPLHPPKGTRMWVDPYGPGWDDVRRDRLEFDKHLCVFCKSPAVEVHHLDYADVRRETTRSLCKLCHEVCTSLEYGKDMRHRRIDPTDPEQRQQILAQIERLQQNRRFSRRAELLEAGRAQNAAFFDDTPVS encoded by the coding sequence ATGAAGGCTAATACGCTCTTTCTTCGTCTTGCCGGTCCGATGCAATCGTGGGGAACATCCTCGCGATTTCAACTTCGGCGCACTGACGCCTATCCAAGCAAGTCGGGAGCACTTGGGCTGTTGCTTTGCGCCAAGGGAGTTCGCCGGGAAGACTCCGCTGTCGAATTGAGAACCTTGTCGTCGCTCACCACGGGCGTGCGTGTGGACCGACCGGGTATACTCGACTGGGACTACCACACTGCCGGAGGAGGTCACGGCAATGGACCACATCGCGCAATTGGCATCCGCAGGGCTGACGGGAAGATCAAGAAGACGGCCTCGACGGGTGAATATGAAACGCTACTTTCACGCCGGCAATATCTTTCGGACGCGTCATTTCTCGTTGCACTGCATGGTGATCCTGCGGTAATCGGTGACTACGCCAAATGGCTGCATGATCCTATCTGGCCGGTGTTTCTTGGTCGCAAGTGTTGCGTCCCTACCGAACCGGTGTTTGCCGGGACGGGCGAATTTGACTCGCCAACGAGCGCACTTGCGTCTGTTCCATGGCAGCCGCGAATTGCCGCGATTGATGGCGGTGGTCGCTGCGCAATGCGCCAACTCGATTGTTACATCGAACATCCACCGGGGTCTGCACCGCCGGATGAGGCCAGGCTCGTGCACGACGTACCGCGAGGGTTCGGTTACTACAACTACACTGCACGCTTCGTCGTGTTTTCTTCGGTCACGGTCCCTGTCGGCGAGCCGCTACACCCGCCAAAAGGGACTCGCATGTGGGTTGATCCGTATGGACCTGGCTGGGATGACGTGAGGCGTGATCGGCTAGAATTCGACAAGCATCTTTGCGTGTTCTGCAAGTCCCCGGCGGTCGAGGTACACCATCTGGATTACGCTGATGTGCGCCGCGAAACAACGCGATCCCTCTGCAAGCTATGTCACGAAGTGTGTACGTCACTGGAGTACGGCAAGGACATGCGCCACCGGCGAATAGACCCGACCGATCCGGAGCAGCGACAACAGATTCTGGCGCAAATCGAACGATTGCAGCAGAACCGCCGCTTCAGCCGGCGGGCGGAATTGTTGGAAGCTGGCCGCGCCCAAAATGCTGCCTTCTTCGACGACACACCCGTATCCTAA
- a CDS encoding HGGxSTG domain-containing protein — MQRETTGILLRNGNPQGDPTTASRCGARTRLGVPCRAPAMANGRCRMHGGKSTGPRTPQGLEALQKAHLKHGRYSAQSIALRRYLRRLLANSHATLERL; from the coding sequence ATGCAACGTGAGACGACAGGCATACTCTTGCGAAATGGCAATCCACAAGGCGATCCGACGACCGCGTCCCGCTGCGGCGCCCGAACCCGCCTGGGTGTGCCCTGTAGGGCCCCCGCAATGGCAAACGGCCGCTGCCGAATGCACGGTGGTAAGAGCACCGGCCCCCGTACACCCCAGGGGCTTGAAGCGTTGCAGAAAGCCCACCTAAAGCACGGCCGCTACTCCGCCCAGTCTATCGCCCTCCGCCGATACCTCCGGAGGCTTCTGGCGAATAGCCATGCCACACTTGAGAGACTGTGA
- a CDS encoding beta-galactosidase, with protein sequence MRIIPCHLLLVYALGALPAACAAAETQDLLATDQPCARAVAVLKDDLPGSDPATAEHLKAALEAAGFSAASLTAEEAGNTAILSTNRFMLFVVPNSRFYPADALPSLTDYLKSGGHLMTIGGPTFTHLTCRFNDRWFDRDGIRRTLEDIEPQRIVLPCDNSDELIGWHRATNNSEGAGTLRIISDPSASGGMCLAIHTAELTGWDTWYSPPITELFTPGHSLLYLRARGGPETPQMAIEVRETDGSRWFAVVELTAAWQKHILQPGDFKYWPDSPTHNRGSSGDRMNPQNAAVISFGLAQSHTSAVKPGSHTFFVDQVGTAADPFPAEVRKKTETAPPLIETISPAYKVYELTDMATVRAAPEQRIIPEHLGVLPPSSATSPHMRFAGRGYTDRAKWRFIPLLEAFDKNNHKLGVPFSLLITHTDEFKASITANLGISGASIQDPSLTAAIVSVVDRIQHGLFLFNAGSQQFAYWPAEKVVLGCRVINASPLARTAQIRITVLQTDSAETVFTRTVYLDAAPGAVAEFACDWQPPSSPARYIVCTELLNEGQVRDAIRHELTVLPKLRPVRNDFVTVRNGDFYVKGRKWYPVGINYWPMYVAGLEAGDYWLHWLAPGAYDPHEVERDLALMQQMGINMVSIQTGKPDHLPNLIDFLHRCGRHDIRVNAFLENASPLGFHEQRVRDYIQAGRLDENPVIFAWDTIWEPGNYVFSESWRPRWDADWRRWIVERYGSIENAEQDWAFAAPRTDSRITSPSDTQLREDGPWRVMVAAYRRFMDDLMSRKWNDATQRLRTIVPNQLISFRQGNTLPHDFTFTATAKHIDFICPEGYSIPNTEDGYHAAIFITRYVRFTTGGKPIIWSEFGKSVWHADAMRPDPRAIVEQGRYHDLFYRVVLAAGAQGTAPWWWPGGYRVDEKSDYGIMNPDGTPRPAAQILTRYAPKIKAPRDYPAGTVPLMIDRDAHPGGYWYLAFNTGKDACAAASVLGANITIRTASSGTTSVDTPLFAVGNVPCNGANPPKYLNAEFNWFKVQDAAGRWIDIRNGDTVTVAAGRPILADASVGNLQEAMWLTPESASGRDGAVYLTSTANSQLEFREPIGRDTSYLHDADFSHFTIGTISEETAVEIQMVAAGRAAFGEKIAFTLQPQP encoded by the coding sequence ATGAGGATCATTCCGTGTCACCTGCTGCTCGTGTACGCGTTGGGCGCTCTGCCGGCTGCATGTGCCGCCGCCGAGACGCAAGACCTATTGGCTACCGATCAGCCTTGTGCGCGCGCCGTCGCCGTCCTCAAAGACGACCTTCCGGGAAGCGACCCTGCTACGGCCGAGCACCTCAAGGCTGCGCTGGAGGCAGCGGGTTTCTCGGCAGCGTCCCTGACCGCTGAAGAGGCCGGCAACACCGCGATCCTTTCGACGAATCGCTTCATGCTGTTTGTCGTCCCCAACAGCCGATTCTATCCTGCCGACGCCTTGCCGAGTCTGACAGATTACCTCAAGTCCGGGGGCCACCTGATGACCATAGGCGGTCCCACCTTCACACACCTCACCTGCCGCTTCAACGACCGCTGGTTCGACCGCGACGGGATCCGCCGGACCCTGGAAGATATCGAACCACAGCGTATTGTCTTACCGTGTGACAACAGCGATGAACTGATCGGCTGGCATCGCGCCACGAACAACTCCGAGGGCGCTGGCACGCTCCGGATCATTTCGGACCCATCCGCCTCGGGCGGCATGTGTCTGGCGATCCATACGGCCGAACTGACCGGCTGGGACACGTGGTACAGCCCGCCGATAACCGAATTGTTCACCCCCGGTCATTCGCTGCTGTATCTGCGGGCGCGGGGCGGTCCCGAAACCCCGCAAATGGCCATCGAGGTCCGCGAGACCGACGGCTCTCGCTGGTTTGCCGTAGTGGAACTGACTGCGGCGTGGCAGAAGCACATCCTCCAACCTGGCGATTTCAAATACTGGCCTGACTCCCCCACCCACAACCGCGGCTCGTCCGGCGACCGCATGAACCCACAGAACGCCGCGGTCATCAGTTTCGGGCTGGCGCAATCGCACACCTCCGCAGTGAAGCCCGGCTCGCACACCTTCTTCGTGGACCAGGTCGGCACCGCTGCCGATCCCTTCCCCGCCGAGGTCCGCAAGAAGACCGAAACCGCCCCGCCGCTGATCGAGACCATCAGCCCGGCATACAAGGTCTACGAGCTGACCGACATGGCCACCGTCAGAGCGGCACCCGAACAGAGGATCATCCCGGAACATCTCGGCGTTCTTCCGCCGAGTTCGGCGACGTCGCCCCACATGAGATTTGCCGGCCGAGGCTATACGGACAGGGCCAAGTGGCGATTCATCCCCCTGCTCGAGGCGTTCGACAAAAACAACCACAAGCTCGGAGTACCTTTCTCGCTTCTCATCACACACACGGACGAATTCAAGGCCTCCATCACGGCGAATCTCGGCATCAGCGGGGCATCGATCCAGGACCCCAGTCTGACGGCGGCAATTGTCTCTGTTGTCGATCGAATCCAACACGGGCTCTTCCTCTTCAACGCAGGCTCCCAGCAGTTTGCATACTGGCCCGCTGAGAAGGTCGTCCTCGGCTGCCGCGTAATCAACGCATCGCCTCTCGCCAGAACCGCCCAGATCAGAATCACCGTTTTGCAGACCGATTCGGCCGAAACGGTCTTCACGCGAACGGTCTACCTGGATGCCGCGCCCGGTGCTGTTGCTGAATTCGCATGTGACTGGCAGCCACCATCCTCCCCGGCCCGCTACATTGTCTGCACCGAATTGCTCAACGAAGGGCAGGTCCGTGACGCAATCAGGCACGAGTTGACTGTCCTGCCGAAACTCCGGCCGGTTCGCAATGACTTCGTCACCGTTCGCAATGGCGACTTCTACGTCAAGGGCCGCAAATGGTACCCGGTCGGTATCAATTACTGGCCCATGTACGTCGCGGGCCTGGAAGCAGGCGACTACTGGCTCCATTGGCTTGCCCCCGGCGCTTACGACCCGCATGAGGTCGAAAGAGACCTGGCCCTCATGCAGCAGATGGGCATCAACATGGTCAGCATCCAGACGGGCAAGCCCGATCACCTGCCCAATCTGATCGACTTCCTGCACCGCTGTGGGCGCCACGACATCAGGGTCAACGCTTTCCTCGAAAATGCCAGTCCCCTCGGCTTCCACGAGCAGCGCGTGCGCGATTACATCCAGGCCGGCCGCCTCGACGAGAACCCGGTCATCTTCGCTTGGGACACCATCTGGGAACCCGGCAATTACGTCTTCTCCGAGTCGTGGCGGCCGCGCTGGGATGCAGACTGGCGGCGATGGATCGTCGAACGTTACGGCAGCATCGAAAACGCCGAGCAGGACTGGGCCTTCGCCGCGCCACGAACCGACAGCCGGATCACCTCGCCTTCCGACACTCAACTCCGCGAAGACGGTCCCTGGCGAGTCATGGTCGCTGCCTACCGCCGCTTCATGGACGACTTGATGAGCCGAAAATGGAATGACGCCACACAGCGACTCCGCACGATCGTTCCGAATCAGCTCATCAGCTTCCGCCAGGGCAACACGCTGCCACACGATTTCACCTTTACCGCCACCGCCAAGCACATCGACTTCATCTGTCCCGAAGGCTATTCCATCCCTAACACCGAGGACGGCTACCATGCCGCCATCTTCATCACCCGCTACGTCCGCTTCACAACCGGTGGCAAGCCCATCATCTGGTCCGAGTTCGGCAAGAGTGTCTGGCATGCCGATGCGATGCGGCCGGATCCCCGCGCCATCGTCGAACAGGGCCGCTACCACGACCTTTTCTATCGCGTGGTGCTGGCCGCCGGCGCCCAGGGAACTGCCCCGTGGTGGTGGCCCGGGGGCTACCGCGTCGACGAGAAGAGCGACTACGGCATTATGAATCCCGACGGCACACCCCGGCCGGCCGCCCAAATCCTCACGCGATATGCGCCGAAGATCAAAGCACCCCGCGATTATCCTGCCGGGACTGTGCCACTGATGATTGACCGCGACGCACACCCAGGCGGATACTGGTATCTTGCCTTCAACACCGGCAAGGACGCCTGCGCTGCGGCAAGCGTCCTGGGAGCGAACATCACTATCCGCACGGCCAGTTCAGGGACTACGTCTGTCGATACTCCTCTTTTCGCCGTCGGCAACGTGCCGTGCAACGGCGCCAATCCGCCGAAGTACCTCAACGCCGAATTCAACTGGTTCAAAGTGCAGGATGCCGCCGGCCGATGGATCGACATCCGCAACGGAGACACCGTCACCGTTGCAGCCGGCCGCCCGATCCTCGCCGACGCCTCCGTTGGCAACCTGCAGGAAGCAATGTGGCTGACACCCGAAAGTGCTTCCGGCCGCGATGGGGCCGTTTATCTGACCTCGACCGCAAATTCGCAATTGGAGTTCCGCGAACCCATTGGCCGGGACACGTCCTATCTCCACGATGCTGATTTTAGCCATTTCACTATCGGGACGATCAGCGAGGAGACTGCCGTTGAGATCCAAATGGTGGCTGCCGGAAGAGCCGCTTTCGGCGAGAAGATCGCCTTCACGCTCCAGCCCCAGCCGTAA
- the cas1e gene encoding type I-E CRISPR-associated endonuclease Cas1e — translation MADLHELPKFEDRWTHLYLEHGGLDKDKEGLVFRQGEGRTLIPIDQLSLVMLGPGTSITQQAAKALAGNNCLMCFVGEEGVKMYAFGTGGTHSAHRLLRQAELYASAEQRELVARRMYLKRFPSPIAADVTIQQLRGMEGARVRKTYEQMALEHGVKWEGRDYDQSSWYTADPLNRALSSANSCLYSLCHAAILSAGYSPAIGFIHTGKVLSFVYDVADLYKTEVTIPVAFRTVSESTEHVERRTRLACRDVFKQTKLIRRILPDISEVLDARDDVGERADELEGRAISLADRAQGWGFPWKSDGQNTG, via the coding sequence ATGGCTGATCTGCACGAATTGCCGAAGTTCGAGGACCGCTGGACGCACCTCTACCTGGAGCACGGTGGCCTCGACAAGGACAAAGAAGGCCTGGTCTTTCGGCAGGGGGAGGGCCGGACCCTGATTCCAATAGACCAGCTTTCGCTGGTCATGCTGGGGCCGGGGACGTCGATCACCCAGCAAGCGGCCAAGGCACTGGCCGGCAACAACTGCCTGATGTGCTTCGTCGGCGAGGAAGGGGTGAAGATGTACGCCTTCGGCACCGGAGGGACCCATAGCGCCCATCGGTTGTTGCGACAGGCTGAGCTATACGCCTCTGCCGAACAGCGGGAACTCGTTGCCCGCCGGATGTACCTGAAGCGATTTCCTTCCCCCATCGCGGCCGACGTGACCATCCAGCAACTCAGGGGCATGGAAGGGGCCAGAGTCCGCAAGACGTACGAGCAGATGGCGCTGGAACACGGGGTCAAGTGGGAGGGCCGGGACTACGACCAGAGTAGTTGGTACACCGCAGATCCGTTGAACCGGGCGCTTTCTTCGGCCAATTCCTGTCTCTACAGCTTGTGCCACGCCGCCATTCTCTCGGCCGGTTACAGCCCAGCCATTGGCTTCATCCACACCGGCAAGGTGCTCAGCTTCGTGTATGACGTGGCGGACCTGTACAAGACCGAGGTTACGATTCCCGTGGCGTTCCGAACGGTATCTGAATCGACAGAGCACGTGGAGAGACGGACTCGACTGGCCTGTCGAGACGTGTTCAAGCAGACCAAACTCATACGGCGTATCTTGCCGGATATTTCGGAGGTGCTGGATGCTCGTGATGATGTTGGAGAACGTGCCGACGAGCTTGAAGGGCGAGCTATCTCGCTGGCTGATCGAGCCCAGGGCTGGGGTTTTCCTTGGAAGTCCGACGGCCAGAATACGGGATAA
- a CDS encoding type I-E CRISPR-associated protein Cas6/Cse3/CasE: protein MYLSLLRVNVDNRRGKQWLGSTYRIHQRLWMAFPDSERRQDDPFFLGTWDGPPLAEPKPERRDAGFLFRIEHDGHPRILVQSVQKPDWEYAFQNAPHLLADEPRTREFDPTPRRDDAYRFRLLANVVYPKSVPHPDGRMRTTRSGLTIRRRKRTEIPVFPRPIPDALPTDPAERQQVLFARWDPWRQWLNRVAKDRGFRVIDEVGEREPSLLMEAVHTVVRNPARGRDASHQDKPTRKRYNAGLFEGMLVCTDPDQLRDAIINGIGHGKAFGFGLLSIAPAK from the coding sequence ATGTATCTCTCTCTGTTGCGCGTGAATGTTGACAATCGACGCGGCAAGCAATGGCTTGGCAGCACCTATCGTATTCATCAACGGTTGTGGATGGCATTCCCCGATAGCGAACGCCGCCAAGATGACCCATTCTTCTTGGGCACATGGGATGGACCACCACTTGCTGAGCCCAAGCCCGAGCGACGCGACGCCGGTTTTCTATTCCGAATTGAACACGATGGTCACCCAAGGATTCTCGTGCAATCTGTGCAGAAACCGGATTGGGAATACGCATTTCAAAACGCTCCACACCTACTTGCGGACGAACCGCGAACACGTGAATTTGACCCGACTCCTCGTCGCGATGACGCCTATCGGTTTCGTCTGCTGGCCAATGTGGTCTATCCGAAGAGTGTCCCACACCCAGATGGCAGGATGCGAACCACGCGTTCGGGCCTGACCATCCGGCGTCGAAAACGCACGGAGATTCCTGTTTTCCCCAGGCCTATCCCAGACGCACTTCCGACAGATCCGGCTGAGCGTCAACAGGTTCTCTTCGCTCGCTGGGACCCGTGGCGACAATGGTTGAATCGCGTGGCAAAAGACCGTGGGTTCCGTGTTATTGACGAAGTTGGCGAACGAGAGCCATCCTTGTTGATGGAAGCTGTTCACACTGTTGTGCGCAACCCTGCCAGAGGGCGGGACGCCTCCCATCAGGACAAGCCGACCCGAAAGCGGTACAACGCCGGACTGTTCGAAGGGATGCTCGTTTGCACCGACCCCGATCAGTTGCGTGATGCGATCATCAACGGCATCGGGCATGGCAAGGCCTTCGGCTTCGGGCTTCTGTCTATTGCGCCGGCCAAGTAA
- a CDS encoding tyrosine-type recombinase/integrase — MASIGRDPNGRKRILFVAEDGRRQTIRLGRITMKQAAAFKVKLENLIGRRYAGCLDDETARWIADLPDDIYAKLAAVGLVDRREARTNQTLGPFIEQYIESRVDLKQRTKWMLRQSQQSLIGHFGDDKALASITEADAELWRLSMVKEGLADATIRKRCQHAKQFFARAIKAKLVDANPFIALPSASRPNPARMVFVSQADIEKVIAACPDVQWKLIFALARYGGLRCPSEILALRWKDVNWQTGRMLVRSQKTERHPGGESRVIPVFSELRPYLLEGLEQAQEGDEYVITRYRTENANLRTQAHKIIQRAGLRPWTRTFQNLRSSRETELTEVFPLHVVTAWLGNSQLVAARHYLQLRDEHFEKAAHFPAQQPAEGDRTISHRKEADLTQNLADDIKKADLRHLATSDETSPKYPKQPKIIPISPKGVRTIPTGASKNPDFEKRAYTRRHSCRRKAPFRAA; from the coding sequence ATGGCAAGCATCGGAAGAGACCCAAACGGCAGGAAGAGGATTCTGTTTGTGGCCGAGGACGGCCGCCGTCAAACGATCCGCCTGGGCCGGATCACCATGAAGCAGGCCGCCGCGTTCAAGGTCAAGCTCGAAAACCTGATCGGCCGTCGATATGCCGGCTGTCTGGACGATGAGACGGCACGCTGGATCGCCGATCTGCCCGACGACATCTACGCCAAGCTGGCCGCCGTCGGCCTGGTGGACCGGCGAGAGGCCCGGACAAACCAGACCTTGGGACCATTCATCGAGCAGTACATTGAAAGCCGCGTCGACCTCAAGCAGCGCACCAAATGGATGCTGCGGCAGTCCCAGCAAAGCCTGATCGGCCACTTCGGAGACGACAAGGCCCTGGCGAGCATCACCGAGGCCGATGCGGAACTGTGGCGGCTCTCGATGGTCAAGGAGGGTCTGGCCGATGCGACGATCCGCAAACGCTGCCAGCACGCAAAGCAGTTCTTCGCCCGAGCCATAAAGGCCAAGCTCGTCGACGCAAATCCCTTCATCGCCCTGCCGTCCGCTTCGCGACCCAACCCGGCGCGGATGGTGTTCGTCTCACAGGCCGACATCGAGAAGGTGATTGCGGCGTGCCCGGACGTCCAGTGGAAGCTGATCTTCGCCCTGGCGCGGTACGGCGGCCTTCGCTGCCCGTCCGAGATCCTGGCCTTGCGATGGAAGGATGTAAACTGGCAAACCGGCCGGATGCTGGTCAGAAGCCAGAAGACCGAACGTCATCCGGGTGGCGAATCGCGGGTGATACCGGTCTTTTCGGAGCTGCGGCCGTATCTGCTTGAGGGCCTTGAGCAAGCCCAGGAGGGCGACGAATACGTCATCACGCGCTACAGGACCGAGAACGCGAACCTTCGGACCCAGGCCCATAAGATCATCCAGCGGGCGGGTCTTCGGCCCTGGACCCGAACGTTCCAGAACCTGCGGTCCAGCCGGGAGACCGAGCTGACTGAGGTCTTTCCCTTGCACGTCGTAACCGCCTGGCTGGGCAACAGTCAATTGGTGGCGGCCCGCCATTATCTTCAGTTGCGCGATGAACATTTCGAGAAGGCGGCACATTTTCCGGCACAGCAGCCGGCGGAAGGGGATCGCACGATTTCGCACCGAAAAGAAGCCGATTTGACCCAAAACCTCGCTGACGATATCAAAAAGGCAGATTTGCGGCATCTTGCGACATCTGACGAGACGTCGCCAAAGTACCCCAAACAGCCCAAAATAATTCCTATTAGCCCCAAGGGGGTCCGAACTATCCCCACTGGCGCCTCCAAGAACCCCGATTTCGAAAAGCGAGCGTACACGAGACGACACAGTTGTCGCCGAAAAGCCCCGTTCCGAGCCGCCTGA
- a CDS encoding type I-E CRISPR-associated protein Cas6/Cse3/CasE gives MVHRITLFGVRYEGILEVTESRTFFQTLCSGVGPAKGLGMGLLSIAPA, from the coding sequence ATGGTTCATCGAATAACGCTGTTTGGCGTCCGGTACGAAGGGATTCTGGAAGTGACCGAGTCGCGGACGTTCTTTCAGACGCTTTGCTCCGGCGTCGGCCCGGCCAAAGGATTGGGGATGGGTCTGCTGAGCATTGCACCGGCTTAG
- the cas2e gene encoding type I-E CRISPR-associated endoribonuclease Cas2e, protein MLVMMLENVPTSLKGELSRWLIEPRAGVFLGSPTARIRDKLWEKAVKKRKGGYVLQIWSDSSPQGYNFRSEGESSRQMEDFEGIALVAYRDKRKPSRTSTS, encoded by the coding sequence ATGCTCGTGATGATGTTGGAGAACGTGCCGACGAGCTTGAAGGGCGAGCTATCTCGCTGGCTGATCGAGCCCAGGGCTGGGGTTTTCCTTGGAAGTCCGACGGCCAGAATACGGGATAAGCTCTGGGAGAAGGCCGTCAAGAAACGCAAGGGCGGGTACGTCCTTCAGATATGGTCCGATTCCAGCCCACAAGGGTACAACTTCCGCTCCGAAGGTGAATCCTCGCGGCAGATGGAAGACTTCGAGGGGATCGCCCTGGTAGCCTACAGAGACAAGCGTAAGCCGAGTCGAACCTCTACATCTTGA